In a single window of the bacterium genome:
- a CDS encoding chemotaxis response regulator CheY — protein MPTDANMKIITVDDFSTMRRIIKNLLRQLGFQNVVEAEDGASGLEMVRQEKVDLIISDWNMPRMTGLEFLQEVRNDPSLKDIPFIMITAEAEKEKIIQAVQSGVSNFIVKPFTAEILRQKINKVFDG, from the coding sequence ATGCCCACGGACGCGAATATGAAAATCATCACGGTGGACGACTTTTCCACCATGCGGCGCATCATCAAGAACCTGTTGCGCCAGCTCGGTTTTCAGAATGTGGTCGAGGCCGAGGACGGGGCCAGCGGCCTTGAGATGGTGCGCCAGGAGAAGGTGGACCTGATCATTTCCGACTGGAACATGCCGAGGATGACCGGGCTGGAGTTCCTGCAGGAGGTCCGCAACGACCCCTCCCTGAAGGACATCCCGTTCATCATGATCACGGCCGAGGCCGAAAAGGAAAAGATCATCCAGGCCGTGCAAAGCGGTGTTTCCAATTTCATCGTCAAGCCGTTCACCGCGGAAATCCTGCGGCAGAAGATCAACAAGGTCTTCGACGGTTAG